A portion of the Podospora pseudoanserina strain CBS 124.78 chromosome 2, whole genome shotgun sequence genome contains these proteins:
- the DPB2 gene encoding DNA-directed DNA polymerase epsilon, subunit B (COG:L; antiSMASH:Cluster_1; EggNog:ENOG503NVDX) codes for MMIVSSPSKSLKKKQSQENTSPEKRKRPKPLPAPFFGARKNVAAAENPIPSSSPAFATPAHPLRPFQPPAPAKAAILPIILPPPTLRPLAFRTFTKKHNLTLTSSALQELASFIGRHCGSGWREEGLAEKVLEEVARGWKSRNGGVIVDGASPELKDILKNLEGNMSGGRIIPGVNGQRGGLSRQNSLMLEPSDEADHSKTRLGLRPTSLAREDSQASFGMSGIGLGGEDDELDEDGSKDARRWLKVVSAFEQPRFTYNVAKKHFERITTPPSLLPPPSHKTDSFRNRYHIIHQRLLRNESFQTSAVTSFSRSSSNASFRSHKITPIANLLGRHGTTHLLLGMLIVLPTGALAISDLTGAITLDLSHAAAIPHDSAWFTPGMIVLVDGIYEEEEESVGKGLSGSSGVGGTIGGRFQGFFIGQPPCEKRRATLGVSGLDGMAGDEEHTIGGGFGWIDFLGVGSERAIGSKMRKLEQRLLRQQPAGQQRSRIVILGEINLDQPRSLQALKKVLSLYATDGEGETPMSFIITGNFTSCGVMASHGGGATTGAGGAGSIEYKEYFDALASTLADFPTLLTTATFMFVPGDNDGWVSAFGGGAAVPLPRRGVPGLFTSRVRRTFAAANQEAGLTGEKKGGEAVWTSNPSRLSLFGPGHEVVVFRDDISARLRRANVRLKGKEAGGDGDVEMAGATQDNGDAMEVDGDEQQQEQRPSPVADPNAMPYDVLAARKLVKTILDQGYLAPFRQSIRPVHWDYTSPLYLYPLPTAVVLVDTTAPPFCVTYEGCHVMNPSSILVSGKKGVARWIEYEAGRTGKVRECTF; via the exons ATGATGATCGTTTCCAGTCCCTCAAAGTCCctcaaaaagaaacaaagccAAGAAAACACCAGCCCCGAAAAGCGCAAACGCCCAAAACCTCTTCCCGCCCCTTTCTTCGGTGCTCGGAAGAAtgttgcagcagcagaaaaCCCAATcccgtcttcctcgcctgcttTCGCAACTCCCGCCCACCCTTTGCGACCcttccaaccaccagcgCCCGCCAAAGCTGCAATCCTACCTATTATCCTGCCCCCGCCTACGCTCCGACCCCTTGCCTTTAGAACTTTTACCAAGAAACACAACTTGACTCTTACATCCTCTGCTCTACAAGAACTAGCCTCTTTTATCGGCCGACACTGCGGGTCAGGATGGCGAGAGGAAGGGCTAGCGGAGAAGGTGCTGGAAGAGGTAGCcagggggtggaagagcaGGAATGGCGGGGTGATTGTTGACGGCGCAAGCCCAGAGCTGAAGGATATACTGAAGAATTTGGAGGGAAATATGAGCGGTGGGAGGATTATCCCGGGAGTTAATGGTCAGAGAGGTGGCCTCAGCCGGCAGAATAGTTTGATGCTGGAACCAAGTGACGAGGCAGACCACTCCAAGACCAGGTTGGGGCTGCGCCCTACGAGTTTGGCAAGAGAGGACAGCCAGGCTAGTTTTGGTATGTCGGGTATTGGGTTGGgcggggaagatgatgagcttgatgaggatggaagcAAAGACGcaaggaggtggttgaaggtTGTGTCGGCTTTTGAGCAGCCGAGGTTTACGTATAATGTGGCCAAGAAGCACTTTGAAAG AATAACAACTCCTCCAAGCCTgctcccaccgccctctcACAAAACCGACAGCTTCCGCAACCGTTACCACATCATTCACCAACGTCTGTTGAGGAATGAATCCTTCCAAACCTCTGCCGTCACCTCCTTTTCCCGCTCATCCTCTAACGCTTCCTTCCGCTCCCATAAAatcacccccatcgccaACTTACTGGGTCGCCATGGCACCACTCACCTCCTGCTAGGCATGCTAATCGTCCTCCCCACCGGTGCCCTAGCCATATCCGACCTAACCGGAGCCATCACCCTTGACCTTTCTCACGCAGCAGCCATCCCCCATGACTCGGCCTGGTTCACACCAGGTATGATCGTCCTGGTAGACGGCATCtacgaagaggaagaagaatcCGTCGGCAAGGGACTGTCTGGCAGTTCGGGAGTAGGAGGCACGATAGGAGGCCGATTCCAAGGTTTCTTCATCGGACAGCCTCCCTGTGAGAAACGGCGCGCTACCTTGGGTGTTAGCGGGCTGGATGGCATGGCTGGGGACGAGGAGCATACCATTGGGGGTGGATTCGGATGGATTGATTTCCTCGGGGTAGGGAGTGAACGCGCCATTGGCAGCAAGATGAGAAAACTGGAACAGCGGCTGCTACGACAGCAACCCGCCGGCCAGCAACGATCACGGATCGTGATACTCGGTGAAATCAACCTTGACCAACCGAGGAGTTTGCAAGCCCTGAAAAAGGTGCTCAGTTTGTATGCCACcgacggggaaggggagacACCGATGAGCTTTATCATTACCGGCAATTTCACCAGTTGCGGGGTGATGGCCAGCCATGGTGGGGGGGCTACGacgggggcgggaggggcgggGAGTATAGAGTACAAGGAGTACTTTGACGCGCTGGCGTCGACGCTGGCGGATTTTCCCACCTTGTTGACCACGGCGACGTTTATGTTTGTGCCTGGCGATAACGACGGGTGGGTTTCGgcttttgggggaggggcggcggTGCCGTTGCCGAGAAGGGGGGTTCCGGGGTTGTTCACCAGCcgggtgaggaggacgtTTGCGGCGGCGAACCAAGAGGCGGGAttgacgggggagaagaaggggggggaggcggtgtGGACTAGTAATCCGAGTCGGTTGAGTTTGTTTGGGCCTGGTcatgaggtggtggtgtttaggGATGACATCTCGGCTaggctgaggagggcgaatgtgaggttgaaggggaaggaggcggggggggatggggatgtggagaTGGCTGGGGCAACGCAGGACAATGGGGATGCtatggaggtggatggggatgagcagcagcaggagcaacGACCGTCACCGGTGGCAGATCCGAATGCGATGCCGTATGATGTGTTGGCGGCAAGAAAACTGGTCAAGACGATTCTGGATCAGGGCTATCTGGCTCCATTCCGACAGTCGATCAGGCCGGTTCATTGGGATTACACTTCTCCGCTGTATCTCTACCCGCTTCCGACcgcggtggtgctggttgatACGACCGCTCCACCATTTTGCGTCACCTACGAGGGCTGTCATGTCATGAATCCGAGTAGCATTCTGGTGAGCGGGAAGAAGGGCGTGGCCAGGTGGATCGAGTATGAAGCTGGGAGGACCGGGAAAGTGAGGGAGTGCACATTCTAG
- a CDS encoding hypothetical protein (antiSMASH:Cluster_1; EggNog:ENOG503P1W5), translating into MILSTRLQVPRQLPRVVRGISTLPNNSNIKVFPHPTQPSSYLLTLLSRDPPTPSLAIGTTAAIPPTPRSFQHNPKFLTILDEVLTKHAINDPGLKAQAQAFASPGGFTFIHNPGKKDRGAGGGGGASAEGGPGGAGVGGWVHLSDARNPPDFGRIAWPEDIFGSVEVNGKGKIVGNYQPSGTYRIVTNQGILGLSPFLQERLLARLREEESKEQK; encoded by the exons ATGATACTGTCAACACGTCTCCAGGTCCCAAGACAGCTCCCCCGTGTGGTGCGGGGCATTTCAACCCTCCCTAACAACTCCAATATC AAAGTCTTCCCTCACCCAACTCAACCCTCTTCATATCTCCTCACATTGCTCTCCAGAGAcccaccaacaccttcaCTCGCCATTGGCACCACTGCCGCTATCCCACCTACCCCCAGGTCCTTCCAGCACAATCCTAAATTTCTCACCATATTGGATGAGGTCCTCACCAAGCATGCCATCAACGATCCCGGCTTGAAAGCTCAAGCTCAGGCTTTTGCCTCTCCTGGCGGATTTACCTTCATTCACAATCCAGGAAAAAAGGATaggggagctgggggtggcggtggtgcgaGTGCCGAAGGCGGTCCGGGTGgagctggagttggtggatgggtgcATCTGAGTGACGCGAGAAATCCTCCTGATTTCGGGAGGATAGCTTG GCCAGAGGACATCTTTGGAAGTGTGGAGGTCAATGGGAAAGGTAAAATTGTTGGCAACTACCAGCCGAGTGGGACGTACCGAATTGTGACGAATCAGGGAAT TCTTGGGCTGAGTCCATTTCTTCAAGAAAGGCTCCTAGCTAGGCTTCGCGAAGAAGAGAGCAAGGAGCAAAAATAA
- a CDS encoding hypothetical protein (antiSMASH:Cluster_1; COG:K; EggNog:ENOG503P6X1) yields MSSYKKRGRVQIESDEEDIPQRKAAPAKKQKQERPKATPSGGKGTDGEGNAYWELGNNRRVGASKFKNATLVNLREYYTTPDGELRPGKKGISLSIDQYKAFLKAIPQLNEELRSQGVEVDDVPAGVGGSSRKPATKTESKKAKKSNIEVTSEEEDDEEDEDGEDNE; encoded by the exons ATGTCGTCGTACAAGAAGAGAGGTCGCGTTCAGATCGAGAGCGATGAGGAAGACATTCCCCAGAGAAAGGCGGCTCCcgccaagaagcagaagcaggagcGTCCCAAGGCCACTCCAAGCGGCGGCAAAGGCACAGATGGAGAGGGCAACGCTTACTGGGAG CTTGGCAACAATCGTCGTGTCGGTGCTTCAAAGTTCAAGAATGCCACTCTGGTTAATCTTCGAGAGTACTACACCACACCGGATGGCGAGTTGAGGCCTGGTAAAAAG GGTATCTCGCTCTCTATTGACCAATACAAAGCCTTCCTCAAGGCCATCCCGCAATTGAACGAGGAATTGCGCTCGCAGGGGGTCGAGGTGGACGATGTTCCTGCTGGAGTTGGCGGCAGTAGCAGGAAACCTGCCACAAAGACCGAAtccaagaaggccaaaaagTCCAACATTGAAGTGacgagcgaggaggaagacgatgaagaggatgaagacggggaggacaATGAGTAG
- a CDS encoding hypothetical protein (COG:U; antiSMASH:Cluster_2; EggNog:ENOG503NYKQ) — MSQQDAPSSGATPDCTMEDRKDLEPSAIAATAATEKPTLDESTVAAIVAAADNAVPSPPNAPPTDDSVSTKVFRFLSTATPETLGGVAVGLAATTYLVLGRLGLVLIGAFGGIVTFIQWEQRNPDVARIVRGERGIDVLARLLETKNKVIQEKEEGADAQDCALIRGFEDLRPETREAMNELVDAVVDNYVRWWYSPIVLSDKFFPLACRKTLTAFLTSASNHLARKRPADAFLDVLTNSSSIVVVFFSELSNAFTELPADSKLSAADAVYNYLAAHPDSNLASLLNQKQQANKFRMISEDLLNFLERSSYECEPARVFLREMLAGVVLEMTLQSFSKPEFINSWIVYLLEAGEPDLNQAIDVGMQTGPDVAFADIDGNVGNIGLTKGNRNSFDHERARRKESLAHKKKLSKAEEEMELAMEEMKRLNQMIADETTLLAESSQNEPKHHEATTTTETQNGQETQGDSASQPKPVDTTSKDLSKSIGSDSSSSKNDVINTPVTPLSATTPSSQTSPSASQNPPAVAATAGFTSFDQLVPPAREGSEVDSIVEAAKPPLTVHNANITVLDEPGDKPIKSKPVWDYLVQIEPATTLYPGWMIIRKYSDFEVLHEVLRRIATISGAVIFSQQHNVLPPWKNHTRTSLRIELERYLKDACQHQSLAESEGLRKFMERDNGHLPQPKSGLQAFEKIGKNVLGVLASAPLEGSKAVMDGVTGVLGNIGLGPQKKPAPAPSPPPSALQDVTAASRLSMSTLSRNDSTLSLNRLTSKTRDSIDSQRSSVVATQPPRLPAMDRRPSYNSQGDAEPEASLRPSRASTRNSREQSRTSSRAPARSPSILSFDGFRLPPPPDMITDDYESPISPQGRLPEHLTHHSRSLTMPTLSSQRINGPPLTGKQHTKLSEQETRVAVELMFAVINEMYTLSSAWNIRRTLLAAAKSFLLRPGNPSLLSIQTLIQQSVLDANTSDAGIAAHLKKLRQNVMPTEEEKKEWPVEMTAEEKEALRVKARKLLIESGVPAALMGVMGQAATSEALGRLFDCLQIEEVARGLMFGVVLQAVRTVTH; from the coding sequence ATGAGCCAACAAGATGCGCCTAGCTCGGGCGCGACTCCCGATTGCACAATGGAAGATCGCAAAGATCTCGAACCCAGCGCGATAGCTGCGACCGCTGCGACCGAGAAACCGACACTTGACGAGAGCACCGTTGCAGCGatcgttgctgctgctgacaaCGCAGTTCCGAGCCCTCCGAATGCGCCGCCCACAGACGACAGTGTTTCGACCAAAGTGTTTCGCTTTCTGTCCACAGCAACGCCAGAAACACTAGGTGGTGTAGCGGTTGGTCTGGCTGCCACGACATACCTGGTCCTGGGGAGACTCGGTCTCGTGTTAATAGGGGCATTCGGCGGGATAGTTACTTTCATCCAATGGGAGCAACGGAACCCTGATGTGGCACGAATCGTCCGCGGTGAAAGAGGCATTGACGTCCTCGCACGACTGCTAGAGACCAAAAACAAGGTCATtcaagagaaggaggagggcgccGACGCTCAGGATTGTGCCTTGATTCGCGGATTTGAGGATCTGAGGCCCGAAACCCGTGAGGCCATGAATGAACTCGTCGATGCTGTTGTCGACAACTATGTAAGGTGGTGGTACTCGCCAATCGTGTTATCAGACAAGTTCTTCCCACTGGCTTGTCGGAAGACGCTTACAGCGTTCTTAACGTCGGCATCCAACCACCTTGCGAGAAAGCGACCGGCCGACGCGTTTCTTGACGTTCTGACAAACTCGTCCTCTATCGTGGTTGTGTTCTTTTCCGAACTATCCAATGCCTTTACAGAGTTGCCGGCCGACTCTAAGCTCTCAGCGGCGGATGCTGTCTACAATTACCTGGCTGCTCATCCAGACTCTAATCTGGCCAGCCTGTTGAACCAAAAGCAGCAGGCAAACAAGTTCCGAATGATTTCAGAAGACCTGCTCAACTTTTTGGAGCGTTCCTCGTACGAATGTGAACCAGCCAGAGTGTTTCTGAGGGAGATGCTGGCCGGTGTTGTTTTGGAAATGACACTTCAGTCTTTCTCAAAGCCTGAATTCATCAATTCCTGGATTGTTTATCTTCTAGAGGCCGGTGAGCCGGATCTCAATCAGGCTATCGACGTGGGAATGCAGACTGGTCCTGATGTGGCGTTTGCAGATATTGACGGCAATGTGGGCAACATCGGGCTCACTAAGGGCAATAGGAATTCTTTTGATCATGAGCGGGCGAGGCGCAAAGAATCCTTGGCGCACAAAAAGAAGCTCAGCAAAGCTGAGGAAGAGATGGAACTGGCCATGGAAGAAATGAAACGACTGAACCAGATGATTGCAGATGAGACTACGCTCTTGGCCGAGTCGTCTCAAAACGAACCGAAGCACCACGAAGCAACGACTACAACCGAAACCCAGAATGGGCAGGAAACCCAGGGGGATTCAGCATCCCAACCTAAGCCTGTTGATACCACGTCAAAAGATCTGTCAAAGAGCATCGGCAGCGATAGCTCTTCAAGCAAGAACGATGTTATCAATACGCCTGTAACACCTCTTTCTGCCACCACACCTTCGAGCCAAACGTCCCCTTCGGCATCGCAAAATCCACCAGCAGTGGCAGCGACAGCGGGCTTCACAAGCTTCGACCAGCTTGTGCCCCCAGCTCGAGAGGGATCGGAGGTTGACTCTATAGTGGAGGCTGCCAAACCACCATTGACGGTACACAACGCTAACATCACTGTTCTCGATGAGCCTGGTGACAAGCCGATCAAGTCTAAACCCGTCTGGGATTATCTAGTTCAGATCGAACCTGCCACCACACTCTATCCTGGCTGGATGATCATCAGAAAGTACAGCGACTTTGAGGTACTCCATGAAGTGTTGAGGCGGATTGCGACTATATCAGGTGCTGTCATCTTCTCACAGCAGCACAATGTGCTCCCTCCCTGGAAAAACCACACCCGCACTTCCTTGAGGATCGAACTAGAGCGCTATCTGAAAGACGCCTGCCAGCACCAGAGTTTGGCTGAAAGCGAGGGCTTGAGAAAGTTTATGGAGAGAGACAACGGGCATCTTCCCCAGCCGAAATCAGGCCTCCAAGCATTTGAAAAGATTGGCAAGAACGTGTTGGGGGTATTGGCGAGCGCACCCTTGGAGGGCTCCAAAGCTGTGATGGATGGCGTGACTGGAGTGTTGGGGAATATCGGACTGGGACCGCAGAAAAAGCCAGCGCcggccccatcaccaccaccttccgcCCTACAGGACGTGACAGCGGCCAGCCGCCTTTCTATGTCAACCCTTTCTCGAAATGACAGTACTCTGTCGCTGAATCGGTTGACCAGCAAGACTCGTGACAGCATAGACAGTCAGCGCTCGTCGGTAGTGGCCACCCAGCCGCCCAGACTTCCCGCTATGGATCGTCGTCCTAGTTATAACTCTCAAGGTGATGCGGAACCTGAAGCCAGCTTGCGTCCATCAAGAGCGTCAACCAGAAACAGCAGAGAGCAAAGCAGAACTTCTAGCCGAGCGCCTGCACGTTCACCTTCTATTCTCAGTTTCGATGGGTTccgtcttcctcccccacccgaCATGATCACGGACGACTACGAATCCCCCATTAGCCCCCAAGGGCGCTTACCAGAGCATCTTACTCACCATTCCCGCTCGCTGACGATGCCCACCCTCAGCAGTCAGCGGATTAACGGCCCGCCATTGACAGGGAAGCAGCACACAAAGCTCTCTGAGCAAGAGACTAGGGTAGCAGTGGAGCTCATGTTTGCCGTCATCAACGAAATGTACAccctctcctcggcctggAACATTCGGAGAACACTCCTCGCGGCCGCCAAGTCatttcttcttcgccccGGCAATCCCTCGCTGTTGTCAATCCAGACCTTGATTCAGCAGTCTGTCCTTGACGCCAATACGTCTGACGCCGGAATCGCCGCCCATTTGAAGAAGTTGAGGCAGAATGTAATGCCTactgaagaggagaagaaggagtggCCAGTAGAGATGACTGCTGAGGAAAAGGAAGCCTTGAGGGTCAAGGCAAGGAAGTTGCTGATCGAGAGTGGGGTACCGGCTGCCTTGATGGGAGTTATGGGACAGGCGGCGACGAGCGAGGCACTGGGACGGTTATTTGACTGCTTACAGATCGAGGAAGTGGCAAGGGGATTAATGTTTGGAGTTGTGCTACAGGCTGTGAGGACTGTCACGCACTGA
- a CDS encoding hypothetical protein (EggNog:ENOG503NYKH; COG:S; antiSMASH:Cluster_2), with protein MKFIIAAPATLALVYRAYSKNSLTPFGIFAAALTAIAHAVHPWNLPFVLLVVFFLAGTRATHVKENIKANLTLKATGSSPSGGGEGPRTHVQVFANSLTATILTLLHAYQLHARKQALLSNASSPDNGTLCFSWKGDLLVIGIIANYACVAADTFSSELGILSKSSPRLITSWKLKKVPRGTNGGVTLVGLGAGLLGSIIIVTTSVLFLPFCTADSKTLPGGGQPWDVKERQALILGLTVSGLLGSVMDSVLGGLFQRSVKDVRSGKIVEGEGGERVLVASPVVIPGHHHKPGQEEDAGAEIKAKLLRGEGKDAVEETAGSSAVEEGDHVVDLKKRYDPKNKQRKSSFGDERPSREVVTGWDLLDNNDVNFLMAFGMSFGAMAVAGWYWGVSLWTIVPGGVAV; from the exons ATGAAATTCATCATCGCCGCGCCAGCGACTTTGGCGCTGGTCTACCGCGCCTACAGCAAGAACAGCCTCACTCCGTTCGGTATCTTCGCCGCAGCCCTCACCGCCATCGCTCACGCAGTCCACCCCTGGAACCTCCCCTTCGTTCTGCTagtcgtcttcttcctggcAGGAACAAGAGCCACTCAC GTAAAAGAAAACATCAAAgcaaacctcaccctcaaagCAAccggctcctccccctcgggCGGCGGCGAAGGGCCCCGTACCCACGTCCAGGTCTTCGCCAACTCTTTAACCGCTAcaatcctcaccctccttcacGCGTATCAACTCCACGCAAGGAAACAAGCCCTTTTGtccaacgcctcctccccgGACAACGGAACCCTCTGCTTCTCATGGAAAGGCGACCTCCTAGTCATCGGCATAATCGCAAACTACGCCTGCGTGGCAGCCGACACGTTCTCCTCTGAACTCGGGATCCTGTCAAAGTCCTCTCCAAGGCTGATCACAAGCTGGAAACTGAAAAAAGTGCCCCGAGGCACAAACGGGGGTGTCACCCTTGTAGGGTTGGGagcggggttgttgggaagTATaatcatcgtcaccacctcTGTCTTGTTTCTGCCGTTTTGCACCGCCGATTCAAAGACCTTACCCGGTGGAGGGCAGCCCTGGGATGTCAAGGAACGGCAAGCTCTCATTTTAGGGTTGACGGTCTCGGGTTTGCTGGGTAGTGTGATGGATTCTGTTCTTGGAGGCCTGTTCCAGAGGAGCGTCAAAGATGTTAGGAGCGGGAAGAttgtcgagggggagggaggggagagggtgttggttgCTAGTCCGGTTGTTATCCCTGGTCATCATCACAAAcctgggcaggaggaggatgcgggAGCGGAGATCAAGGCTAAGCTTCTTCGTGGCGAGGGGAAGGATGCGGTTGAGGAGACTGCGGGGTCTTctgctgtggaggagggggatcaCGTTGTGGATTTGAAGAAGAGGTATGACCCGAAGAATAAGCAGCGGAAGTCGAGTTTTGGGGATGAGAGGCCTTCTCGGGAGGTGGTTACTGGGTGGGACTTGCTTGATAATAACGATGTGAACTTTTTGATGGCGTTTGGGATGAGCTTTGGGGCGATGGCAGTGGCGGGGTGGTATTGGGGGGTTTCGCTTTGGACGATTGTCCCGGGAGGAGTCGCGGTTTAG
- a CDS encoding hypothetical protein (COG:S; antiSMASH:Cluster_2; EggNog:ENOG503NY41): protein MESLLSLAFDNLSSFDGSKIKKGLRQVEGLLAQICLAGQGSPKKQGENQQQPPRRMLADLSPDPAFREFFKLQEGFEWNVAQRLLTTLDWLVVRGGDGSYDMLIVNALDLIQGVLLLHPPSRVLFQRSVHMNLLLDLLEPINSPAIQCATIITLVVALLDMPQNIRVFEALDGLLTVTSLFKSRETGREVKFRLTEFLYFYLTPETPNIPKPDRTSVIAGPELIPGSPGKSKLLASGGRQRSKSESGNTLSVDAKKQHLDRYLPGVVDELLKDLDTYKPFGGILS from the exons ATGGAATCATTACTCTCTCTCGCTTTCGATAACCTCTCGTCATTCGATGGTTCCAAAATCAAAAAGGGGCTAAGGCAGGTCGAAGGCCTTCTTGCTCAGATCTGCCTTGCCGGCCAAGGTAGCCCCAAGAAACAAGGagaaaaccaacaacaaccaccgcgCCGAATGCTCGCAGACCTCTCCCCTGATCCAGCTTTTCGAGAATTCTTCAAGCTCCAGGAGGGATTCGAATGGAACGTTGCGCAGCGTCTTCTCACCACACTCGACTGGCTCGTTgtgcgaggaggagatggatcGTACGACATGTTGATAGTCAACGCACTGGATCTCATCCAGGGCGTCTTGCTTTTGCACCCGCCAAGCAGGGTGCTTTTTCAGCGCAGCGTACATATGAAC cttctcctcgatcTTCTCGAACCCATCAACTCCCCTGCCATCCAATGCGCCACGATAATCACCCTTGTCGTTGCCCTTCTCGACATGCCCCAAAATATTCGAGTATTCGAAGCCCTTGACGGTCTACTTACCGTAACCTCCCTGTTCAAGTCCCGTGAGACCGGCAGAGAGGTCAAGTTCCGCCTCACGGAATTCTTGTACTTTTACCTGACGCCAGAAACACCAAATATCCCCAAACCAGACAGAACGAGTGTGATTGCGGGGCCAGAGTTAATCCCAGGTAGCCCAGGAAAGTCCAAACTGCTTGCTAGCGGTGGCAGGCAAAGGTCAAAGAGTGAAAGTGGGAACACGCTGAGTGTGGATGCCAAGAAGCAGCACCTTGACCGGTATCTACCAGGGGTAGTGGATGAGTTGTTGAAAGATCTGGATACGTATAAACCATTTGGGGGTATTCTGAGCTGA
- the BTS1 gene encoding geranylgeranyl pyrophosphate synthetase (COG:H; SMCOG1182:Polyprenyl synthetase; antiSMASH:Cluster_2; EggNog:ENOG503NVHG), with product MSSPTSSAAHDPRSRPTTVPSKSRSLEASRTRRLIFKSSRRKHQATMDSSSPLHPSSFNNPAAAPHPQAPTQIPFLQSPAVIPPRTTSSNFAASTVPPASTKPNSKTILESSWLSGSAANPSQTTPGHTRHQSRKPSVTSSSSFPSNAMAQQQPPDPSRFATEDFFLNTKRLWTEQKDKVLTAPYDYLNGHPGKDFRSALVNAFDAFLEVPKESKETITKVVSMLHTASLLVDDVEDNSLLRRGLPVAHTIYGIPQTINSSNYIYFVALQELQKLKNPKVVNIFAEELLNLHRGQGMDLYWRDTLTCPTEDEYLEMVGNKTGGLFRLGIKLMQAESRSLTDCIPLVNVIGLIFQIADDYQNLWSREYTANKGMCEDLTEGKFSFPVIHSIRSNPSNSQLLNILRQKTTNEEVKRYAVSYMQSTGSFEYTKKVVHTLIERARRMADELDEGKGRAVLVHKILDRVVID from the coding sequence ATGTCGTCACCAACATCGAGTGCCGCCCACGATCCGAGATCGCGCCCCACCACGGTACCTTCCAAATCCCGATCGTTGGAAGCCTCGAGGACGCGGAGGCTGATTTTTAAAAGCTCGCGCCGCAAGCATCAGGCAACCATGGACagttcctctcctcttcatccctcCTCGTTCAACAATCCCGCAGCTGCCCCTCATCCCCAGGCTCCTACACAGATACCCTTCCTGCAGTCACCTGCTGTCATCCCTCCTCGGACTACATCGTCAAACTTCGCTGCCTCGACAGTCCCACCAGCTTCAACAAAACCAAACTCTAAAACCATCCTAGAGAGCAGTTGGCTATCAGGCTCCGCTGCAAACCCTAGTCAGACAACACCTGGCCATACTCGCCATCAAAGTCGCAAACCTTCTGTTACTTCCAGTTCCTCGTTTCCCTCAAACGCAAtggctcaacaacaaccgccagaCCCCTCCCGTTTCGCAACCGAGGatttcttcctcaacaccaagaggCTATGGACAGAGCAGAAGGATAAGGTCCTCACAGCCCCATATGATTACCTCAACGGCCACCCTGGCAAAGACTTTAGATCCGCCCTCGTCAACGCCTTTGACGCTTTTCTCGAAGTGCCAAAAGAGTCCAAAgaaaccatcaccaaggtGGTTTCGATGCTTCACACAGCCTCCCTCCTGGTCGACGACGTAGAAGATAActctctcctccgccgcggTCTCCCGGTGGCGCACACCATCTACGGTATTCCCCAAACAATCAACTCGTCCAACTACATCTACTTTGTTGCCCTCCAAGAGCtccagaagctcaagaacCCAAAAGTAGTCAACATCTTTGCCGAAGAGCTCCTGAACCTCCACCGCGGCCAGGGAATGGACCTCTACTGGCGCGACACCCTCACCTGCCCCACCGAAGACGAGTACCTCGAGATGGTGGGCAACAAAACGGGCGGGTTATTCAGGCTGGGCATCAAGCTGATGCAAGCTGAATCCCGCAGCCTGACGGATTGCATCCCCCTTGTCAATGTTATTGGGTTGATCTTCCAGATCGCGGATGATTACCAGAATCTCTGGAGCAGGGAGTACACCGCCAACAAGGGCATGTGCGAGGACCTGACGGAAGGAAAGTTTTCGTTTCCGGTCATCCACAGCATCAGGAGTAATCCGTCTAATTCCCAGCTGCTGAATATCTTGAGGCAAAAGACTACGAatgaggaggtgaagaggtaTGCGGTTTCGTATATGCAGAGCACTGGGAGCTTTGAGTATACGAAGAAGGTGGTGCACACGCTGAttgagagggcgaggagaatGGCagatgagctggatgaggggaaggggagggcggtgttggtgcATAAGATTTTGGATAGGGTTGTTATTGATTGA